The proteins below are encoded in one region of Ephemeroptericola cinctiostellae:
- the earP gene encoding elongation factor P maturation arginine rhamnosyltransferase EarP → MKQTWDVFCKVVDNFGDVGVCWRLARQLAKEHGVAVRLWLDDLEALAAIWAGVDAGKYTQSIEGVTLAAWSDGTQWSDVQAADVVVEAFACTIPEGYVDQMLVKKQSGVAPRWINLEYLSAEAWVDGCHGMRSPQNNGLMKTFFFPGFTATSGGLLRENNAFTKHHAQTQLTTWMRLTGFTVQNEALKVVLFGYDHMPLLGWLPLLIESDAPVQLAVTHGKATTAVRAFINEHAPFLHQKLSIEYLPMLKQDDFDLLLWAADLNFIRGEDSLVRALWAKKPFIWHIYPQHDGVHLDKLEAFVERYCQDSESPEALQAWADLQWAWNLKPSAMLNGEAWLGFVESLDAVQRHAEAYCEQLCQTDDLAQQLMQHAAAPLA, encoded by the coding sequence ATGAAGCAAACATGGGATGTTTTTTGTAAGGTCGTTGATAACTTTGGTGATGTGGGGGTCTGTTGGCGATTGGCTCGACAATTGGCCAAAGAGCATGGTGTGGCAGTGAGGCTTTGGCTCGATGATTTGGAGGCTTTGGCTGCCATTTGGGCAGGGGTGGACGCGGGGAAGTACACGCAATCGATTGAAGGCGTGACTTTGGCTGCTTGGAGTGATGGCACTCAATGGTCGGATGTTCAAGCGGCCGATGTGGTTGTCGAGGCTTTTGCTTGTACCATCCCTGAAGGATATGTCGATCAAATGCTTGTAAAAAAACAAAGTGGGGTGGCGCCGCGCTGGATTAACTTGGAGTATTTAAGCGCAGAAGCGTGGGTTGATGGTTGTCATGGCATGCGTTCACCGCAGAACAATGGCTTGATGAAGACATTTTTCTTTCCTGGGTTTACAGCAACAAGTGGTGGCTTACTCCGAGAAAACAATGCATTCACAAAGCATCATGCACAGACACAGTTAACCACTTGGATGCGCTTAACAGGATTTACTGTACAAAATGAAGCTTTAAAAGTAGTGCTTTTTGGATATGATCACATGCCCTTGTTGGGGTGGCTGCCTTTGCTGATTGAATCGGATGCTCCTGTTCAACTGGCAGTGACGCATGGTAAAGCAACCACGGCTGTACGTGCTTTTATAAATGAACACGCCCCTTTTTTGCATCAAAAATTAAGCATTGAGTATTTACCCATGTTGAAGCAAGATGATTTTGATCTGCTTCTTTGGGCGGCTGATCTTAATTTCATCCGCGGTGAAGACTCGCTCGTGCGCGCCTTATGGGCAAAAAAACCATTTATTTGGCATATTTACCCGCAGCACGATGGTGTTCATCTTGACAAGCTTGAGGCATTTGTTGAGCGATACTGTCAAGACAGTGAGTCCCCTGAGGCGCTTCAGGCGTGGGCGGATCTTCAATGGGCATGGAACCTCAAACCCAGTGCTATGCTCAACGGTGAGGCGTGGTTGGGATTTGTTGAAAGCCTCGACGCCGTTCAGCGTCATGCAGAAGCCTATTGTGAGCAGCTATGTCAAACTGACGATTTGGCGCAACAATTGATGCAACATGCGGCCGCGCCACTGGCATAA
- the hslO gene encoding Hsp33 family molecular chaperone HslO: protein MNQDTLHRILFQNAPVKGELVQLPNTWQTLLSTNQKRHYPAAVERLLGQMVAASVLLSANLKFDGSLIMQIHGDGPIQLLVAECRSDLTVRATAKLREHITVTDDMGLKQLINGNGQAHFAITLDPNDKMPGQQPYQGIVPLDGDTMAEVLMHYMHSSEQLDTHIQLASTHESCAGLLLQKLPLHGGSNTEDNAHIWDELNHIAQTLSDDELLNTPSDTILHQLFWQYPIEQHTIQDCQFGCTCSPTKVSNMLTMLGKEEALSMVKNGQVDVACDFCGQEYILNEAQIHGLFEPDAAQKAAAQLH, encoded by the coding sequence ATGAATCAAGACACCCTACACCGCATTTTATTTCAAAACGCACCTGTTAAAGGCGAACTCGTGCAGCTGCCAAACACTTGGCAAACACTGCTATCAACCAATCAAAAACGCCACTATCCCGCAGCAGTCGAACGCTTGCTTGGACAAATGGTTGCCGCCAGTGTTTTGCTTTCAGCCAATCTAAAATTTGATGGCAGCCTCATCATGCAGATTCACGGTGATGGACCAATTCAACTGCTGGTGGCGGAATGCCGCTCTGACCTCACCGTTCGAGCCACTGCAAAACTGCGTGAACACATCACAGTGACAGACGACATGGGTTTAAAACAACTCATCAATGGCAATGGTCAAGCACATTTTGCAATCACACTGGATCCAAACGACAAAATGCCAGGTCAGCAGCCGTACCAAGGCATTGTTCCTTTGGATGGCGACACCATGGCCGAAGTGCTCATGCACTACATGCATTCATCCGAACAACTGGACACCCATATTCAACTCGCTTCAACACACGAAAGTTGCGCGGGTTTACTGCTTCAAAAACTGCCATTGCATGGCGGCAGCAACACTGAGGATAACGCTCACATCTGGGATGAACTCAATCACATCGCGCAAACACTGTCTGATGACGAACTATTAAATACGCCGAGCGATACCATTTTGCATCAACTGTTCTGGCAGTACCCAATCGAGCAACATACGATTCAAGATTGCCAATTTGGCTGCACCTGCTCACCCACAAAAGTCAGCAACATGCTCACCATGCTGGGTAAAGAAGAGGCACTGAGTATGGTAAAAAATGGGCAAGTTGATGTTGCTTGCGATTTTTGCGGGCAAGAGTACATTTTGAACGAAGCGCAAATCCACGGTTTATTTGAACCTGATGCAGCTCAAAAAGCCGCCGCCCAATTGCATTGA
- a CDS encoding septum formation initiator family protein yields MRRLPLFLVLILVALQWPLWNGYWELFQTKKSIDEQQKVNQELIYRNAALQADIRDLKQGNDAVQERARLQLGMVKSDEVFVQVMDQPSAVAAGPSQTAVSPALAAGDSAVTVRQAAPVKPIAPLTSTPPVKDEAVAVSPPVASTSALKP; encoded by the coding sequence ATGCGTCGTTTACCCCTATTTCTTGTGTTAATACTTGTTGCCTTGCAATGGCCTTTGTGGAATGGCTATTGGGAATTATTTCAGACAAAAAAATCCATTGATGAGCAACAAAAAGTCAATCAAGAATTGATTTATCGTAATGCAGCACTTCAGGCCGACATTCGCGACCTGAAGCAGGGCAATGATGCCGTGCAGGAGCGTGCTCGGTTGCAACTTGGGATGGTGAAGTCGGATGAAGTGTTCGTGCAGGTGATGGATCAGCCTTCGGCTGTGGCTGCGGGACCGAGCCAAACTGCAGTTTCCCCGGCGTTGGCTGCGGGTGATTCTGCTGTGACCGTGAGACAAGCGGCGCCTGTAAAACCGATTGCGCCATTGACATCGACACCGCCTGTTAAAGATGAAGCGGTGGCTGTCAGCCCTCCTGTGGCATCAACGTCAGCGCTTAAACCTTGA
- a CDS encoding class I SAM-dependent methyltransferase, with translation MSKIKPNKSLAYEVRPNQSIELLKELHILTQDGKMNQDSRRKLKQVYHLFQFIEPLLTERLAQQDSISLVDHGAGKSYLGFILFDLFFKEKATRSTIYGIETRDDLVNRSKELAQRLGFSGMEFLNLSVADSIVSTALPEHIDVVTALHACNTATDDAIHFALKKNAQHIVLVPCCQAEVASVLRKNKSTQLKAPLTEIWRHPLHTREFGSQITNVLRCLQLEAHGYQVSVTELVGWEHSMKNELIIASRKGQANTRARERLHELLDTLGLNEMRERFFA, from the coding sequence ATGTCAAAAATCAAGCCAAACAAATCCCTTGCTTATGAAGTCCGTCCAAACCAATCCATTGAACTGTTGAAGGAGTTGCACATCTTAACCCAAGATGGCAAGATGAACCAAGACAGCCGCCGCAAGCTCAAACAGGTGTACCACCTTTTTCAATTCATCGAACCTTTATTAACCGAGCGACTGGCACAACAAGACAGCATCAGCCTCGTTGATCATGGCGCTGGCAAATCATACCTTGGCTTTATTTTATTTGATTTGTTTTTTAAAGAGAAGGCCACTCGATCAACCATCTACGGCATCGAAACCCGCGATGATTTGGTCAATAGATCCAAAGAATTGGCACAACGCTTGGGATTTTCCGGCATGGAGTTTCTCAATTTATCGGTCGCTGATTCCATTGTTTCAACAGCCTTACCAGAACACATTGATGTCGTGACCGCCCTGCATGCTTGCAACACGGCAACCGACGATGCAATTCACTTTGCGCTTAAAAAAAATGCACAACACATTGTTCTCGTGCCCTGCTGTCAAGCAGAGGTCGCCTCTGTTTTACGAAAAAACAAAAGCACTCAACTTAAAGCCCCCTTGACCGAAATTTGGCGTCATCCACTGCACACGCGCGAATTTGGCAGCCAAATCACCAATGTATTGCGTTGTTTACAGCTTGAAGCACATGGTTATCAAGTTTCAGTCACTGAATTGGTGGGTTGGGAACATTCCATGAAAAATGAATTGATCATTGCCAGCCGTAAAGGCCAAGCAAACACGCGCGCGCGTGAACGGTTGCACGAGTTACTCGACACCCTTGGGCTGAATGAAATGCGCGAACGTTTTTTTGCATAA
- a CDS encoding MmcQ/YjbR family DNA-binding protein: MMVQKNDVVDDWRAFCLSMPAAIEDMPFGPEVLVYKVAGKVFALLAWQDEPPRMNLKCEPNLALSLRQEYPSVTGGYHMNKKHWNTVQLDGVIDEETIQDWVRASYDLVYLSLPKKIQQQMLSMTYEV, encoded by the coding sequence ATGATGGTTCAAAAAAATGATGTGGTTGATGATTGGCGTGCATTTTGTTTATCAATGCCAGCTGCAATAGAGGACATGCCTTTTGGGCCAGAAGTTTTGGTGTATAAAGTTGCGGGTAAAGTATTTGCTCTTTTGGCATGGCAAGATGAGCCGCCCAGAATGAATTTAAAGTGTGAGCCCAATTTGGCGTTGAGCCTTCGTCAGGAATATCCGTCGGTCACGGGTGGTTATCACATGAATAAAAAACATTGGAATACCGTGCAATTGGATGGAGTGATTGATGAAGAGACAATCCAAGATTGGGTACGTGCATCGTATGATTTGGTTTATTTGTCATTGCCAAAAAAAATACAACAGCAGATGTTGTCTATGACTTATGAAGTGTAA
- a CDS encoding FKBP-type peptidyl-prolyl cis-trans isomerase, with protein MKIAKNTVVTLSMAVTDAQNNPIEETSGDGFTYLHGGYDDFFPKIEEALEGQEVGFETTVQLEPDDAFGEYDAELVRVEDRSLFPKDIEAGMMFEGIPEGGSEDDMEFFTITDIEGDKVVLDGNHPLAGQALRCNVKVTEVREATEEEIEHEHVHGADGHDHDHDDEHGTVH; from the coding sequence ATGAAAATCGCAAAAAACACCGTCGTCACCCTCAGCATGGCTGTCACTGACGCACAAAACAACCCTATCGAAGAAACATCAGGCGACGGTTTTACATACCTTCACGGCGGCTACGATGATTTTTTCCCAAAAATTGAAGAAGCGCTTGAAGGTCAAGAAGTTGGTTTTGAAACCACAGTCCAACTCGAACCAGATGACGCCTTTGGTGAGTACGATGCTGAATTGGTTCGCGTTGAAGACCGCTCTTTATTCCCAAAAGACATCGAAGCAGGCATGATGTTTGAAGGCATCCCTGAAGGCGGTTCTGAAGATGACATGGAGTTTTTCACCATCACCGATATCGAAGGCGACAAAGTGGTTCTCGATGGCAATCACCCACTCGCCGGTCAAGCATTGCGCTGCAATGTTAAAGTGACTGAAGTGCGTGAAGCAACTGAGGAAGAAATCGAACATGAACACGTCCATGGTGCAGATGGCCATGACCACGATCACGACGATGAGCATGGTACTGTTCACTGA
- a CDS encoding beta strand repeat-containing protein — MANGTSGNDYLVGSVGADGLYGLAGDDTLKGDAGNDTLEGGSGNDMLYGESGNDTYVFGKGDGADEIFYDSDSSSTKLNTLLFKEGITPSELVVTRSGSAILVSIAGTTDSVFINNFFSSSSNGTPSNSSNPVQQFVFNDGTVWNLDRIRLQAMTGGVGDDTIVGTALADTITGGAGNDLLYGYDGNDTYVFGKGDGADEIASDYDTSSGKLNTLLFKAGVAPSELVVTRSGSAILVSIAGTTDSVFINNFFSSSSNGTPSNSSNPVQQFVFNDGTVWNLDRIRLQAMTGGVGDDTIVGTALADTITGGAGNDLLYGYDGNDTYVFGKGDGADEIASDYDTSSGKLNTLLFKAGVAPSELVVTRSGSAILVSIAGTTDSVFINNFFSSSSNGTPSNSSNPVQQFVFNDGTVWNLDRIRLQAMTGGVGDDTIVGTALADTITGGAGNDLLYGYDGNDTYVFGKGDGADEIASDYDTSSGKLNTLLFKAGVAPSELVVTRSGSAILVSIAGTTDSVFINNFFSSSSNGTPSNSSNPVQQFVFNDGTVWNLDRIRLQAMTGGVGDDTIVGTALADTITGGAGNDLLYGYDGNDTYVFGKGDGADEIASDYNTSSTKLNTLQFKAGVLVTEIIATHSSTNSSDLVLSIAGTADSITIKNYFYSTGPNNAYNPIQNIVFEDGTIWTLDDLVNHTFVGTSAADTLTGNAGDDYLSGGAGVDSMAGGLGDDMYVVDNSSDVVTEAANAGIDSVFSTSSFTLSANVEELYLVGNAAANGAGNALNNWLSGNSANNLLMGLAGNDYLFGDAGNDILRGGAGNDEMDGGYGTDWADYSDMTAAVAVDLGVTIQQNTNAGGLDTLHSIENARGGSANDMLRGNAIANALSGMAGNDSLLGFAGNDTLDGGTGNDTLRGGLGNDVLNGGDGIDWADYVDMTASVNVNLNITTVQVTGAGGSDTLTNIENVRAGSANDNLKGNASDNVLDGQAGNDALFGNAGNDNLIGGAGNDILNGGLGNDSLSGGDGNDWADYFDSTAAVSVDLRLATQQNTVGAGLDIFYNIENLRGGLGNDTLNGSVYANALVGQAGNDFMVGNGGNDTLYAGLGNDTLFGGTGNDTYQFNRGDGQDTLTDADATVGNSDTLAFQTGVTNSQLWLTHTGNDLVVSVIGTTDKVTIKNWYVSSANHVESITAGGKTLADGNVNALVAAMSAFSPPAAGQTTLPSSYQTALNPVIAANWV, encoded by the coding sequence ATGGCTAATGGAACTTCAGGAAACGATTATTTGGTTGGCTCAGTAGGTGCAGATGGGTTGTACGGCTTGGCTGGTGATGACACACTGAAAGGCGATGCTGGCAATGATACATTAGAAGGTGGCTCGGGTAATGACATGTTGTATGGTGAATCAGGCAATGACACGTATGTATTTGGTAAAGGCGATGGCGCAGACGAGATTTTTTATGATTCCGATAGTTCATCAACAAAATTAAATACGTTGTTGTTTAAGGAGGGGATTACGCCGAGTGAATTGGTTGTGACACGTTCAGGTTCTGCTATTTTGGTGAGCATTGCGGGCACCACGGATTCTGTTTTTATCAACAACTTCTTTAGTAGTTCATCAAATGGCACGCCAAGCAACTCATCCAACCCGGTTCAACAGTTTGTGTTCAATGATGGCACTGTTTGGAATTTAGACCGCATTCGCTTGCAAGCGATGACCGGTGGTGTTGGTGATGACACAATTGTGGGCACCGCTTTGGCGGATACCATCACGGGTGGTGCGGGTAATGATTTGCTCTATGGCTATGATGGCAATGACACGTACGTGTTTGGCAAAGGGGATGGGGCAGACGAGATTGCTTCTGATTATGATACTTCATCTGGCAAATTGAATACATTGTTGTTTAAGGCGGGTGTTGCGCCGAGTGAATTGGTTGTGACACGTTCAGGTTCTGCTATTTTGGTGAGCATTGCGGGCACCACGGATTCTGTTTTTATCAACAACTTCTTTAGTAGTTCATCAAATGGCACGCCAAGCAACTCATCCAACCCGGTTCAACAGTTTGTGTTCAATGATGGCACTGTTTGGAATTTAGACCGCATTCGCTTGCAAGCGATGACCGGTGGTGTTGGTGATGACACAATTGTGGGCACCGCTTTGGCGGATACCATCACGGGTGGTGCGGGTAATGATTTGCTCTATGGCTATGATGGCAATGACACGTACGTGTTTGGCAAAGGGGATGGGGCAGACGAGATTGCTTCTGATTATGATACTTCATCTGGCAAATTGAATACATTGTTGTTTAAGGCGGGTGTTGCGCCGAGTGAATTGGTTGTGACACGTTCAGGTTCTGCTATTTTGGTGAGCATTGCGGGCACCACGGATTCTGTTTTTATCAACAACTTCTTTAGTAGTTCATCAAATGGCACGCCAAGCAACTCATCCAACCCGGTTCAACAGTTTGTGTTCAATGATGGCACTGTTTGGAATTTAGACCGCATTCGCTTGCAAGCGATGACCGGTGGTGTTGGTGATGACACGATTGTGGGCACCGCTTTGGCGGATACCATCACGGGTGGTGCGGGTAATGATTTGCTCTATGGCTATGATGGCAATGACACGTACGTGTTTGGCAAAGGGGATGGGGCAGACGAGATTGCTTCTGATTATGATACTTCATCTGGCAAATTGAATACATTGTTGTTTAAGGCGGGTGTTGCGCCGAGTGAATTGGTTGTGACACGTTCAGGTTCTGCTATTTTGGTGAGCATTGCGGGCACCACGGATTCTGTTTTTATCAACAACTTCTTTAGTAGTTCATCAAATGGCACGCCAAGCAACTCATCCAACCCAGTTCAACAGTTTGTGTTCAATGATGGCACTGTTTGGAATTTAGACCGCATTCGCTTGCAAGCGATGACCGGTGGTGTTGGTGATGACACGATTGTGGGCACCGCTTTGGCGGATACCATCACGGGTGGTGCGGGTAATGATTTGCTCTATGGCTATGATGGCAATGACACGTACGTGTTTGGCAAAGGGGATGGGGCAGACGAGATTGCGTCTGATTACAACACTTCATCAACGAAGTTGAATACGTTGCAGTTTAAGGCAGGGGTGTTGGTTACTGAAATTATTGCCACTCACTCATCCACAAACAGCAGTGACTTGGTGTTGTCCATTGCAGGTACTGCAGACAGTATCACCATTAAAAACTATTTTTATAGTACAGGACCTAACAATGCTTACAACCCCATTCAGAATATCGTGTTTGAGGATGGAACCATTTGGACGCTGGATGATCTGGTCAACCATACTTTTGTGGGCACATCTGCCGCTGACACGCTCACAGGCAATGCAGGCGATGACTATTTGAGTGGTGGTGCAGGCGTTGATTCAATGGCAGGTGGACTTGGTGACGACATGTATGTTGTGGACAACAGCAGCGATGTGGTGACTGAGGCTGCAAATGCAGGGATTGACTCCGTGTTCAGCACAAGCAGTTTCACTTTGTCCGCCAACGTTGAAGAGCTTTATTTGGTGGGTAATGCTGCGGCCAATGGTGCAGGCAATGCATTGAACAACTGGCTCTCAGGTAACTCTGCCAATAACCTCCTCATGGGTTTGGCTGGTAACGATTATTTATTTGGTGATGCAGGCAATGACATCTTGAGGGGTGGTGCAGGTAATGATGAGATGGATGGTGGTTATGGTACGGATTGGGCCGATTACAGCGACATGACTGCTGCTGTCGCCGTTGACTTGGGGGTGACCATACAGCAAAACACCAATGCGGGTGGGCTTGATACTCTGCACAGCATTGAAAATGCCCGTGGTGGCAGTGCCAATGACATGCTTCGAGGTAATGCGATTGCAAATGCTTTATCGGGCATGGCGGGCAACGACTCCTTGCTGGGTTTTGCGGGCAACGACACTCTGGATGGTGGTACAGGCAATGACACGTTGCGTGGCGGTTTAGGCAACGATGTATTGAATGGTGGCGATGGGATCGATTGGGCCGATTATGTCGACATGACGGCCAGTGTCAATGTCAATTTGAACATCACAACGGTTCAAGTCACGGGTGCGGGTGGTTCAGATACCCTCACAAACATTGAAAACGTTCGTGCTGGCAGTGCCAACGACAATCTGAAAGGCAATGCCTCAGACAATGTGCTTGATGGTCAAGCTGGGAACGACGCTCTGTTTGGTAATGCAGGCAATGACAACCTCATCGGTGGGGCTGGCAACGACATCCTGAATGGTGGTTTGGGCAATGACAGCTTAAGTGGGGGGGATGGCAATGACTGGGCGGACTACTTCGACTCAACTGCGGCTGTCAGCGTTGATTTGCGCCTTGCGACCCAGCAAAACACCGTGGGTGCAGGCTTGGACATCTTTTACAATATTGAAAACCTCCGTGGCGGACTCGGCAACGACACCTTGAATGGCAGCGTGTATGCCAATGCTTTGGTCGGACAAGCGGGCAATGATTTTATGGTGGGCAATGGTGGTAACGACACTTTGTACGCAGGCCTAGGCAATGACACCTTATTTGGTGGCACTGGCAATGACACCTACCAATTTAATCGTGGCGATGGTCAAGACACATTGACCGATGCCGATGCAACGGTGGGCAACAGCGACACCTTGGCATTCCAAACCGGTGTGACCAACAGCCAACTCTGGTTGACCCATACGGGCAATGATTTGGTGGTGAGTGTGATTGGCACCACAGATAAAGTCACCATTAAGAATTGGTATGTCAGCAGTGCCAACCATGTCGAGTCCATCACTGCAGGAGGCAAGACACTGGCGGATGGCAACGTGAATGCTTTGGTTGCGGCCATGTCTGCATTTTCGCCGCCTGCTGCTGGACAAACTACTTTACCCTCCAGCTATCAAACCGCTTTGAATCCTGTGATTGCGGCAAACTGGGTTTAG
- a CDS encoding response regulator transcription factor has protein sequence MNTNAPHAIVIDDHPLVARGIANFLTSHCHFEQAHAVSNVATLWQQLQHHTPQLIVLDFWLPEGTSLPLLKQLHEQYPKTAVLIISADDDAAIQNKVCTMGASGFIHKQESPDVFAQVVATLLMGKTWFQSSADCIQRNVQPKEIPVTAAELGLTARQGEVLIMVLMGLPNKRIAQKLSLSEQTVKEHVTCILERLQVKTRIEIITKLRGRRVE, from the coding sequence ATGAACACAAACGCCCCCCACGCCATCGTCATTGATGACCACCCATTGGTCGCACGTGGCATTGCTAACTTCTTAACATCACATTGTCATTTTGAGCAAGCACATGCTGTTTCAAACGTGGCTACTCTATGGCAACAGCTTCAACACCACACCCCTCAACTCATCGTGCTTGATTTTTGGTTACCTGAAGGCACATCACTGCCCTTGCTGAAACAATTACACGAGCAATACCCAAAAACAGCGGTACTGATCATCAGCGCCGATGATGATGCGGCCATTCAAAATAAGGTCTGCACCATGGGGGCCAGTGGATTCATTCACAAACAAGAATCTCCCGATGTGTTTGCTCAAGTAGTGGCTACGCTGCTGATGGGGAAAACGTGGTTTCAAAGCTCTGCGGATTGCATTCAACGCAATGTGCAACCCAAAGAAATTCCAGTGACGGCGGCAGAGCTTGGATTGACTGCACGGCAGGGTGAAGTGCTGATCATGGTGCTGATGGGTTTGCCCAATAAACGCATTGCTCAAAAGCTGTCGCTGTCTGAACAAACCGTCAAAGAGCATGTCACTTGTATCCTTGAACGGCTTCAGGTTAAAACCCGCATTGAAATCATCACCAAATTGCGCGGTAGACGGGTGGAATGA
- a CDS encoding hybrid sensor histidine kinase/response regulator has protein sequence MWRTKQTPDTAHNQTESIHLDRISVSGKLRLLDMAYSRLRFGVFSMPYVSIILAWFYQRTNGGDYRVLMWSAAYFIAAITSCFIHQAYRRDAQRLSAELMYLKWLPIVQKSALLHGFGLFILLPLVSQTAIFEFKYIYILTIAAIMAGNATHQAPILSIFKRFFMVGWNGTVLLIPWTLHDAEWPYAMLLSISYSLGMYRHAKISHHFFVRMVWLEEEGARLASNYKDAKEAAEEALKVKNVFLTTASHDLRQPVHAMGFLIESISRRNTDPSLRSSLMDLKQSVHSVTQMFNSLLDLSKIEAGAVQIKNEIIALDPLIEDVVSIFHEEAKSRGLQLRIKSTHNQAAVDADAMLLRQSISNLIHNALRYTKHGGALISARKRNNDWQIEVWDTGIGVAAEDQNNIYSPFFRHQHAWRIDSEGHGLGLAVVARCAGLMGATYGFTSRDGRGSKFWLRLPAVANDTQAALRAQDAHAATYTHAYLHPLSGQCLIVDDDPLVCQAWESLLLSWHVQVRCVASSLQALSAINAGFQPQVILCDQRLRAGESGFDVLRGLLERCPNARGAMISGEFDSPELRQAEHEGYLVLHKPLDPEKLHVLLTRWLSQLDSNQ, from the coding sequence ATGTGGCGCACAAAACAAACACCCGACACCGCACACAACCAGACAGAATCCATTCATTTAGACCGCATCAGTGTGTCAGGTAAGCTGCGTCTATTGGACATGGCCTATTCTAGGCTGCGTTTTGGCGTTTTTTCCATGCCTTATGTGTCGATTATTTTGGCATGGTTTTATCAACGAACAAACGGTGGTGATTATCGCGTGCTGATGTGGTCGGCTGCTTATTTTATCGCAGCCATCACCTCATGTTTTATACACCAAGCGTATCGACGTGATGCCCAACGACTTTCAGCTGAATTGATGTACCTAAAATGGCTGCCCATTGTTCAAAAATCCGCCTTGCTCCATGGCTTTGGTCTGTTTATTCTGCTGCCATTGGTCAGCCAAACCGCCATTTTTGAATTCAAATACATCTATATTTTAACAATAGCGGCCATCATGGCTGGCAATGCCACACACCAAGCGCCGATTTTAAGCATTTTTAAACGATTCTTTATGGTGGGATGGAATGGCACCGTATTGTTGATCCCGTGGACACTGCATGATGCAGAATGGCCCTACGCCATGCTGCTTTCTATCTCCTATAGCTTGGGCATGTACCGACACGCTAAAATTTCGCATCACTTTTTTGTCCGAATGGTGTGGCTGGAAGAAGAAGGTGCTCGACTGGCGAGCAATTATAAAGATGCCAAAGAAGCCGCTGAAGAAGCGCTCAAAGTAAAAAATGTCTTCCTCACCACAGCCAGCCACGATTTGCGGCAACCCGTGCACGCCATGGGTTTTTTAATTGAATCAATCTCCCGCCGCAACACAGACCCCTCATTGCGCTCTTCTTTGATGGATTTAAAACAAAGCGTTCACTCCGTGACGCAAATGTTCAATTCATTGTTGGATCTATCAAAAATAGAAGCTGGGGCCGTGCAAATCAAAAATGAAATCATCGCTTTGGATCCACTCATTGAAGATGTGGTCTCAATCTTCCATGAGGAAGCAAAATCCAGGGGTTTACAATTGCGCATTAAATCCACGCACAATCAAGCCGCAGTCGATGCCGATGCCATGTTGTTGCGCCAATCCATCAGCAATTTAATACACAACGCGCTGCGTTACACCAAGCATGGAGGGGCTTTGATTTCAGCCAGAAAACGCAACAACGACTGGCAAATTGAGGTGTGGGACACAGGCATTGGGGTCGCAGCTGAGGATCAAAACAACATTTATTCGCCTTTTTTTCGCCATCAACACGCATGGCGCATTGACAGCGAAGGCCACGGACTTGGGCTTGCCGTGGTCGCCCGCTGTGCGGGGCTCATGGGGGCAACATATGGATTCACATCACGAGATGGCCGTGGCTCAAAATTTTGGCTGCGCTTGCCAGCAGTAGCAAATGACACTCAAGCAGCGCTTCGAGCTCAAGATGCACACGCTGCAACATACACCCATGCGTATTTACACCCCTTGTCTGGGCAATGCCTTATTGTCGATGATGACCCTCTGGTGTGCCAAGCATGGGAGTCACTGCTATTGTCATGGCATGTGCAGGTTCGATGCGTCGCCTCATCGCTCCAAGCATTATCCGCCATAAACGCGGGTTTTCAGCCTCAGGTCATTTTGTGTGACCAAAGGCTGCGTGCAGGAGAAAGTGGTTTTGATGTTTTGCGTGGATTATTAGAACGCTGTCCAAATGCACGTGGTGCCATGATCAGTGGAGAATTCGACTCCCCTGAGCTGAGACAGGCCGAGCATGAAGGCTACCTTGTGCTGCACAAACCTTTAGATCCAGAAAAACTGCATGTCCTTTTGACACGCTGGTTAAGTCAACTCGATTCAAATCAATAA